A genomic segment from Spinacia oleracea cultivar Varoflay chromosome 3, BTI_SOV_V1, whole genome shotgun sequence encodes:
- the LOC110802231 gene encoding uncharacterized protein has product MANCAIPNEGLKDLLKPFYQRASEAEDRLSIIENVISSKKEILEAGNEECSEKVKELELKLEEVTAQLAAEKEKVAKLTVENCKKDYRMIHLVRSVKEVDLKLEQLTTK; this is encoded by the exons ATGGCGAATTGCGCAATTCCAAACGAGGGTCTCAAAGATCTTCTCAAACCCTTCTACCAGAGAGCTTCTGAAGCCGAG GATCGCCTGTCGATAATCGAGAATGTGATTTCGAGTAAGAAGG AAATTCTGGAGGCTGGCAATGAGGAATGTTCAGAAAAGGTGAAAGAGTTGGAGTTGAAGTTGGAAGAAGTGACCGCACAGTTAGCTGCAGAGAAAGAGAAG GTTGCTAAGCTCACTGTTGAGAATTGTAAGAAGGATTACCGCATGATCCACCTTGTTCGGTCAGTCAAAGAGGTTGATCTCAAGTTGGAGCAGTTGACTACCAAATAG
- the LOC130469611 gene encoding uncharacterized protein: protein MDRRSPYPKRRDDRPNPYSRPQQQCQFDESPLEDGKSGTMKFSKTDSKKDPSKWCDFHADIGHTTNECVAMRREFVYLLNNGHLKDVMSNKARGVVDKDTFNSPSKSPPPPPHTKTVNFTVEGSDVCGWTSSAAKRHARENEIDRSARAAAAEYVTPISFDESDAWNILDRHHDGIVISIPVGNCMIRRVLVDSGSSTNIMMLEALKEMGLNPQKDVTKKSTILALDSRHEGYPLDLPPNHQVIDSMRSSGNQRRSARVQGMLHKAALKPSATNKASL, encoded by the exons ATGGATAGACGGTCCCCTTACCCTAAGAGAAGAGATGATCGTCCCAATCCCTATTCTCGACCACAACAACAGTGTCA GTTTGATGAATCACCTCTCGAAGATGGGAAAAGCGGTACAATGAAGTTCAGTAAAACCGACTCGAAGAAAGATCCCTCAAAGTGGTGTGACTTCCATGCCGACATTGGTCACACCACCAATGAATGTGTTGCAATGAGGAGAGAATTTGTCTACCTACTAAACAACGGACACCTCAAAGATGTCATGTCTAATAAAGCTCGTGGCGTCGTCGACAAAGACACCTTCAACTCTCCTTCTAAATCTCCTCCTCCCCCTCCTCATACTAAAACCGTTAATTTTACTGTTGAAGGATCTGACGTTTGTGGTTGGACTTCTTCGGCAGCAAAGAGGCATGCCCGTGAAAACGAGATAGATAGATCAGCAAGGGCTGCAGCGGCGGAATATGTGACCCCCATATCCTTCGATGAATCTGACGCATGGAACATCCTCGACAGACACCATGATGGAATTGTAATATCCATCCCTGTCGGGAACTGTATGATCAGACGAGTCCTTGTCGACAGCGGAAGCTCCACCAATATCATGATGTTGGAAGCACTTAAAGAGATGGGGCTAAATCCACAGAAAGATGTCACCAAGAAGTCAACAATTCTC GCCCTGGATTCACGACATGAAGGCTATCCCCTCGACTTAccaccaaaccatcaagttaTCGACTCGATGAGGAGTtcaggaaatcaaaggagatcaGCAAGAGTCCAAGGAATGCTACACAAGGCAGCATTGAAACCATCCGCCACCAACAAGGCTTCCTTATAA